From a single Limnochordia bacterium genomic region:
- a CDS encoding head-tail connector protein — protein sequence MAVSLEEAKLYLRVDGGEEDALIAALIETASELCEGVLRMSLEDFEETPKSVNQAILYITANLYEHREELDMKVVEDVVKRLLSPFRKEGW from the coding sequence TTGGCGGTTTCTTTGGAGGAAGCAAAACTTTATTTGAGGGTTGATGGCGGTGAGGAGGATGCGCTCATCGCCGCCCTTATTGAAACGGCAAGTGAGCTGTGTGAAGGGGTGCTCAGAATGAGCCTTGAGGATTTTGAAGAAACCCCCAAATCGGTAAACCAAGCGATACTGTACATCACCGCAAACTTGTACGAGCATCGAGAAGAACTTGACATGAAGGTAGTGGAGGATGTTGTAAAAAGATTGCTGTCTCCATTTCGGAAAGAAGGTTGGTGA
- a CDS encoding phage head closure protein, protein MDEWGNQISDWIETDHLWARVSNIHGREYFAAAAVQLEKMLVFTTRYREGLDESMRIRFQGRDYDIKFVDNIKYQNRYMEIKAMLTDAQ, encoded by the coding sequence ATGGATGAATGGGGGAATCAGATTTCAGACTGGATTGAGACTGATCATCTTTGGGCTAGGGTTTCTAACATTCATGGCCGGGAGTACTTTGCAGCAGCTGCAGTCCAATTAGAAAAGATGCTTGTTTTTACCACTAGATACAGAGAAGGTTTGGATGAATCGATGCGGATACGATTCCAGGGACGCGATTATGATATCAAGTTCGTTGATAACATTAAATACCAAAACAGGTATATGGAAATCAAGGCTATGTTGACCGATGCCCAGTAG